In Rutidosis leptorrhynchoides isolate AG116_Rl617_1_P2 chromosome 2, CSIRO_AGI_Rlap_v1, whole genome shotgun sequence, one genomic interval encodes:
- the LOC139892969 gene encoding uncharacterized protein: protein MGCQIQYSHPQILFKIPISKPPFSHIQPKLKFQTLVLSSSYNQEPSIFISTVIQENGPKPDLYSVKFKTLGACKLGISRYPDFEYNAQGGEGSGIGKKMVGVDFNGETSVDFDVKTLYIPSLTSATTKFLGLPLPPFLKIEIVPEIFRGIINLESGKVDLKFKARFWFSVGSIYKAPPLLVETLLTSEESKGTQRSGRGERLDEQGRCKLVGVANVEQIDDFLMNSFLDLPNECLAILNATITFSKD from the exons ATGGGCTGCCAAATTCAGTATTCACACCCTCAAATCCTATTCAAAATCCCCATTAGCAAACCACCTTTTTCTCATATTCAACCAAAACTTAAATTTCAAACTTTAGTCTTATCATCCTCTTACAACCAAGAACCATCCATATTCATTTCAACTGTAATCCAAGAAAATGGGCCAAAACCGGATTTATATAGTGTTAAATTCAAGACTTTAGGAGCTTGCAAACTTGGTATATCAAGATATCCTGATTTCGAATACAATGCCCAAGGGGGAGAGGGTAGTGGGATAGGAAAAAAGATGGTAGGAGTTGACTTTAATGGTGAGACTTCCGTTGACTTTGATGTTAAAACGCTTTATATTCCATCATTAACGTCTGCAACAACCAAGTTCTTGGGCTTACCATTGCCACCGTTTTTGAAAATTGAGATTGTTCCTGAAATCTTTAGAGGAATCATCAATTTAGAATCCGGCAAG GTTGATCTAAAATTCAAAGCTAGATTCTGGTTCTCGGTGGGGAGCATCTACAAAGCTCCACCGTTGTTGGTGGAGACGTTATTGACGTCAGAAGAATCGAAAGGAACTCAAAGGAGCGGACGTGGTGAAAGACTAGATGAACAAGGAAGGTGCAAGTTAGTTGGAGTTGCAAATGTTGAGCAGATTGATGATTTTCTAATGAATTCTTTTCTTGATCTTCCAAATGAATGTCTTGCCATCTTAAATGCAACAATTACGTTCTCAAAAGACTAA